From the genome of Psychrilyobacter atlanticus DSM 19335, one region includes:
- a CDS encoding ABC transporter substrate-binding protein: MKKLIGLLVLLILVITGCGKEKPSNENTLKTKVDGGELVVRISQDMDFLDPHKALAAGTYEVMFNVFEGLLKPTHEGKLIPAVAESFKISKDNLTYTFKLRDGIKFHNGRDVQVEDIIFSLTRIGGDFSGNSVVRDLAKNIKNIKKIDNNTVAIELKKVDGTILSKFTTAIIPRDVVDIEQTPIGTGPFKFIEYLPGQKLVMEKFSDYWIKGVPSIDKVEFSIIKDEQSSILSLQRGEIDLYPRMGSTHISTLENTNNIIVTEQNLMQILSLNNKVKPFDDLRVRQAIAYAIDSEEIIDTLDAGLGKAIGTNMSPVMKNYYNIETEGTYTHNIEKAKELLKEAGYENGFEFTLSLPTNYRFHADTGVIISEQLKKVGIKANLVEVEWGTWLKDIYAGRKYEGTIIALDGKIEPYDILNRYISNHRRNFMNYESKEYDAVMEKITQITDEKIKTELYKEAQMILAQDIPVVFIMAPAGIIATNKDLRGYTPYPIYVQDISTLYFVK; encoded by the coding sequence ATGAAAAAATTAATAGGTTTATTGGTGTTATTGATATTAGTGATTACTGGTTGCGGGAAAGAAAAGCCATCCAATGAAAATACTCTAAAAACTAAGGTAGACGGAGGAGAACTCGTTGTCAGAATATCTCAGGATATGGATTTTTTAGATCCACACAAAGCATTGGCTGCAGGAACTTACGAAGTTATGTTTAATGTCTTTGAAGGCTTGCTAAAACCAACCCACGAGGGAAAATTAATCCCTGCTGTGGCAGAATCTTTTAAAATATCAAAAGACAATCTTACATATACTTTTAAGTTGAGGGATGGAATAAAATTCCACAATGGTAGAGATGTTCAAGTAGAAGATATTATATTCTCATTGACTAGAATTGGCGGCGATTTTTCAGGAAATTCAGTTGTTAGGGATCTGGCTAAGAATATAAAAAATATAAAGAAAATAGATAACAATACTGTTGCTATAGAATTAAAAAAAGTAGACGGGACAATCTTGAGTAAATTTACTACTGCTATTATCCCAAGAGACGTGGTGGATATTGAACAAACACCTATTGGAACAGGACCATTTAAATTTATAGAGTATCTGCCGGGACAAAAACTCGTTATGGAAAAATTTTCAGATTATTGGATAAAAGGAGTTCCGAGTATAGATAAAGTAGAATTTTCAATTATTAAGGATGAACAGAGTTCAATTCTTTCCCTTCAAAGGGGAGAAATAGACCTCTATCCACGTATGGGATCTACTCATATTTCAACCTTAGAAAACACAAATAATATAATTGTAACTGAACAAAATCTTATGCAGATCTTATCTTTAAATAATAAGGTGAAACCATTTGATGACCTAAGAGTCAGACAGGCTATAGCCTATGCAATAGATTCAGAGGAAATCATCGATACACTGGATGCAGGTTTAGGAAAAGCTATCGGAACTAATATGAGTCCGGTTATGAAAAATTATTATAATATAGAAACCGAAGGGACATATACACATAATATAGAAAAAGCTAAGGAGTTATTAAAGGAAGCAGGATATGAAAATGGATTTGAGTTTACCTTAAGTCTTCCTACAAACTATAGATTTCATGCTGATACAGGGGTAATTATATCTGAGCAGCTAAAAAAAGTAGGGATTAAAGCAAATTTAGTCGAAGTAGAATGGGGAACCTGGTTAAAAGATATCTATGCAGGTAGAAAATATGAAGGTACAATTATCGCATTGGACGGAAAGATCGAACCCTACGACATATTGAATCGTTATATCAGTAATCATCGTAGAAATTTTATGAACTATGAGTCTAAAGAATACGATGCGGTTATGGAAAAAATTACCCAGATTACAGATGAAAAAATAAAGACAGAGTTATATAAAGAAGCTCAAATGATATTGGCTCAAGATATCCCAGTTGTATTTATCATGGCACCAGCAGGAATAATTGCAACAAATAAAGATCTGAGAGGGTATACTCCTTACCCCATCTATGTACAGGATATCTCCACCCTTTATTTCGTAAAATAG
- a CDS encoding outer membrane protein OmpK: MKKKILIIIMLCFSQLVMAKYEPWNYNMVQVSLFQGNNAADGTRENVDDIYLEMEGFHRYKLLDLYWFNDFFDILNSGSSDMHGVKPSIYGEINPRISLDGLLGKDLSIGRFNEWFLSYQLDYDNGDYKGGLRRHQVGIGNYFDLEGFDYVRMNLFARYATKSYGKPNEGKWDGYLFNIAYLAPLYKFENGWSFVYSGWVDYVFGAKESKKYNNTWNGTYGTDNSLQWFNQLKLQMDNFAVSASVKLNHNFTEVASSSSNSSDSTQYILGVHYMF, translated from the coding sequence ATGAAGAAAAAAATATTAATTATTATCATGCTATGCTTTAGTCAGCTGGTAATGGCAAAATACGAACCATGGAATTATAATATGGTTCAAGTAAGTTTATTTCAAGGGAATAATGCCGCTGATGGAACCCGTGAAAATGTGGATGACATCTATTTGGAGATGGAAGGATTTCACAGATATAAATTATTGGATCTATATTGGTTCAATGACTTCTTCGATATTCTAAATTCTGGCAGCAGTGATATGCATGGAGTTAAACCTAGTATCTACGGAGAAATTAATCCTCGTATCTCATTAGATGGTCTCTTAGGAAAAGATCTTTCCATTGGAAGATTCAATGAATGGTTTCTCTCGTATCAACTTGACTACGACAATGGAGATTATAAGGGAGGACTGAGACGTCATCAGGTAGGAATAGGTAACTATTTTGATTTAGAAGGATTTGATTATGTCCGAATGAATCTCTTTGCAAGGTATGCTACTAAGTCATATGGTAAACCCAACGAAGGTAAATGGGACGGGTACCTATTCAATATAGCTTACCTTGCTCCTCTGTATAAATTTGAAAATGGTTGGTCATTTGTGTATAGTGGATGGGTAGATTATGTCTTCGGGGCTAAAGAATCTAAAAAATATAATAATACCTGGAATGGGACTTACGGAACAGATAACTCCCTCCAATGGTTTAATCAACTTAAACTCCAAATGGATAATTTTGCAGTCTCTGCTTCGGTGAAGCTCAATCATAATTTTACTGAGGTAGCAAGTAGTTCTTCTAATTCCAGTGATTCTACTCAATATATTTTAGGAGTTCACTATATGTTTTAA
- a CDS encoding chromate transporter — MTYFITLLKLFTMYFKIGLFNFGGGLASIPLLQNELEKNGFMGYDEFFNVLSISQMTPGAIAMNTATFVGNKVAGIPGAIVATIALALPSIIVILILAKVLQQLEENIYKRAIFFVLKSLTTALILYAGYMIAQATWIIENKIEIKTIVISILMFGIAYKKKINPVILIISSGVLGYLGLYIM; from the coding sequence ATGACTTATTTTATAACTCTCCTAAAATTATTTACCATGTATTTTAAGATTGGATTATTTAACTTTGGAGGAGGACTGGCTTCCATCCCTCTTTTGCAGAATGAATTAGAAAAAAATGGTTTTATGGGATATGATGAATTTTTTAATGTATTGTCTATATCTCAAATGACTCCTGGTGCCATAGCTATGAATACAGCAACATTTGTAGGGAATAAAGTGGCGGGAATTCCAGGAGCTATTGTAGCAACAATAGCACTTGCTCTTCCATCTATCATAGTTATTCTAATTTTAGCTAAAGTCTTACAGCAGTTGGAGGAAAATATATATAAAAGAGCTATTTTTTTTGTTTTAAAATCCCTGACTACAGCTTTAATTTTATATGCAGGATATATGATTGCCCAGGCTACTTGGATAATTGAAAACAAGATAGAGATAAAAACAATCGTTATCTCTATCCTCATGTTTGGGATAGCCTATAAGAAAAAAATCAATCCAGTTATCCTTATCATCTCTTCAGGAGTTTTAGGATATCTCGGATTATACATAATGTAA
- a CDS encoding chromate transporter — protein sequence MLMKLFTSFFKIGLFTFGGGYAMLPLIEKELVEKRKWITEDELMEMFIISQMTPGTIAINASTFIGNKKAGKLGGFIASLGIIFPSLIIITLIYNFLGNSFDNPVINSIFLGIRACIIGLIASSTLKICRKSFISGMSYIIFIAAFILLLIFDISPILLIILGALLGAAATFFLPNRIKSILEVK from the coding sequence ATGTTAATGAAATTATTTACATCTTTTTTCAAGATAGGTTTATTTACCTTTGGAGGAGGGTACGCAATGTTACCCCTTATAGAAAAAGAATTGGTAGAAAAAAGAAAGTGGATTACAGAAGACGAACTTATGGAGATGTTTATAATCTCTCAGATGACTCCTGGAACCATAGCTATAAATGCCTCTACATTTATAGGCAATAAGAAGGCTGGAAAATTAGGAGGATTTATAGCCTCCCTTGGAATAATATTTCCATCACTTATAATTATTACCCTAATCTATAATTTTTTAGGAAACTCTTTTGATAACCCGGTGATTAATAGTATCTTTCTAGGAATCAGAGCCTGTATCATAGGTCTTATTGCAAGTTCAACTCTGAAAATATGCAGAAAAAGTTTTATCTCCGGAATGAGTTATATTATTTTTATCGCTGCATTTATTTTATTATTGATATTTGATATCAGTCCTATCTTACTCATTATCCTTGGGGCATTGTTAGGAGCTGCAGCTACTTTTTTCCTTCCAAATAGGATAAAATCTATTTTGGAGGTGAAATAG
- a CDS encoding outer membrane beta-barrel protein: MKKIKLLTLLTILTANTVYGAGRNIIEGRVGGSFNGKYKSIEENGTEVLGEDSEIGYEVILEGLKEVYPNTYMGLGIGYQKHGKAKDLNEKSGELYTSVPIYGAIKYQFNTDGTIQPFLKTNIGLSFNQTENGLRDIDEKVNPIGFYGAIGGGFEVDQFIVELAYQINTAKTDNNIEENIDHSRFTLGLGYRFDF, from the coding sequence ATGAAAAAAATAAAATTATTAACTTTATTGACGATCCTAACTGCTAATACGGTCTATGGTGCAGGAAGAAATATCATAGAAGGTAGAGTAGGAGGGAGTTTCAATGGAAAATACAAGTCCATTGAAGAAAACGGAACTGAGGTTCTAGGAGAAGATTCAGAGATAGGTTATGAGGTAATCTTAGAGGGATTAAAAGAGGTCTATCCCAATACATATATGGGGTTGGGAATTGGTTATCAAAAGCATGGAAAAGCTAAAGATTTAAACGAAAAATCCGGTGAATTATATACATCTGTACCAATCTACGGTGCGATAAAGTATCAATTCAATACCGACGGAACTATCCAACCATTTTTAAAAACTAATATTGGATTATCCTTTAATCAAACTGAAAACGGATTGAGAGATATAGATGAAAAGGTCAATCCTATCGGATTTTATGGTGCCATTGGTGGTGGATTTGAGGTGGATCAATTTATCGTGGAACTTGCTTACCAGATAAATACAGCCAAAACAGATAACAATATTGAAGAAAATATAGACCATAGCAGGTTTACATTGGGGTTGGGATATAGATTTGATTTTTAA
- a CDS encoding SDR family NAD(P)-dependent oxidoreductase, translated as MKYTLITGASSGIGLNLAHIFAKNNHNLILVARNKNTLALLKKKLESLYEVDIKIISLDISGETGASSLYETIKKKHLRVDILINNAGIGYHGKFLEKDTQSDLDLINLNIVTPTILTKLFLQDMIKAGSGKIFNIASTASFQSGPLMSVYYGTKSYLLNFSEGIAEELRDSKIKVITLCPGPTKTAFEKMDRIEKGLFKNFHIANAEDVAEYLYKNIDTKKDILIHGKFNKFMIAFTKFIPRKLNLILIKKIQEKK; from the coding sequence TTGAAATACACACTTATAACAGGAGCCAGCTCAGGAATTGGGTTGAATTTAGCTCATATCTTTGCCAAAAATAATCATAATCTGATCTTGGTAGCTAGAAATAAAAACACACTGGCCCTCCTCAAAAAAAAATTAGAATCACTATATGAGGTAGATATAAAAATAATATCTCTGGACATATCAGGAGAAACAGGTGCTTCCAGTCTATACGAAACAATAAAGAAAAAACATCTGAGAGTAGATATCCTTATAAATAATGCAGGTATAGGGTATCATGGTAAATTTTTAGAAAAAGATACTCAGTCTGATCTGGATCTGATAAATTTAAATATAGTAACTCCAACCATCCTTACAAAATTATTTTTACAGGATATGATAAAGGCCGGAAGTGGTAAGATATTTAACATAGCTTCTACAGCTAGTTTTCAGAGTGGACCTCTTATGAGTGTTTACTACGGTACAAAATCATATCTGTTGAATTTTTCAGAAGGAATTGCAGAGGAACTGAGGGATTCTAAGATAAAGGTCATCACCCTCTGCCCAGGTCCTACAAAAACTGCCTTTGAAAAGATGGATCGAATAGAAAAAGGGCTCTTTAAGAATTTTCATATAGCCAACGCTGAAGATGTAGCAGAGTATCTCTATAAAAATATAGATACTAAAAAAGACATCTTAATTCATGGGAAATTTAATAAGTTTATGATAGCTTTCACAAAATTTATTCCCAGGAAACTAAACTTAATCTTAATAAAAAAAATACAAGAAAAAAAATAG
- a CDS encoding GGDEF domain-containing phosphodiesterase: MLILILIFAVLGIVYLTGGTKYVYINLMYIPLILAVFNFGYLGGLFFGTIAGYLTSFIPLSVATMEMQSTENWIYRLLFFVIVSTVNGSIIDIILKTLKDVEKLTFYNRITNIANRKCFDTFFTEKKHLHGKYLALFEIENFNQILNEYGNFILEDFIKILSLNLKKASQDGVELFHFRDNAFGLLMDHHSPYSFEKKIEILEQNISIGNILIYPELSVGVAKFIDTQERLLQNAEIARAYARKNLFSYYYFNDNINKLHNKKLSILNELPAAIENNQFQLYFHPKIEFKTGLINCAEVLIRWVHPVEGTISPNLFMPYMEKTNLINTFTNWLIKSSLEIQEGWERDGFHMKLALNTPVACLKNKSVTNTIKNYDRSLNGLEFEILERNLIEDFEEIYLVMECLKKYGITFALDDFGTSFSAISYLRNLPFDKLKIDKMFIKNMNTDQRDYNIVKSSIDLGRSMGLKVIAEGVENVDTLNILKELNCDAAQGYFFTKPLETKKFKEFCIKHNNSVKTSIK, translated from the coding sequence TTGCTTATTTTAATATTAATTTTTGCAGTTTTAGGAATAGTTTACCTTACTGGTGGAACTAAATATGTTTATATAAACCTTATGTATATCCCTCTCATACTGGCAGTATTTAACTTTGGATATCTAGGAGGGCTCTTCTTTGGGACTATAGCCGGTTATCTTACCAGTTTTATTCCTCTATCGGTTGCAACTATGGAGATGCAGTCCACTGAAAATTGGATATACAGACTTTTATTCTTTGTGATTGTCAGTACTGTCAATGGATCTATTATAGATATAATATTAAAAACATTAAAAGATGTTGAGAAATTAACATTTTATAATCGAATTACAAATATAGCCAATAGAAAATGCTTCGATACTTTTTTTACAGAAAAAAAACATCTTCATGGTAAATATTTAGCTCTTTTTGAAATTGAAAATTTCAACCAAATCTTAAATGAATATGGTAATTTTATCTTAGAAGACTTTATAAAAATATTATCCCTTAATTTAAAAAAGGCATCCCAGGATGGGGTTGAACTTTTTCACTTTAGAGATAATGCTTTTGGGCTATTGATGGATCATCACAGTCCCTATTCTTTTGAAAAAAAAATAGAAATCTTAGAACAAAATATATCTATAGGTAATATTTTAATCTATCCTGAACTAAGTGTTGGAGTGGCAAAATTTATAGATACCCAGGAAAGGCTATTACAGAATGCAGAGATAGCACGAGCTTATGCAAGAAAAAACTTATTTTCATATTATTATTTTAACGATAATATCAATAAACTTCATAACAAAAAACTTTCTATCTTAAATGAATTACCTGCTGCCATTGAAAATAATCAATTTCAACTTTATTTTCATCCTAAGATAGAATTTAAAACCGGTTTAATTAACTGTGCTGAAGTCTTGATAAGATGGGTCCATCCTGTGGAAGGAACTATCTCTCCAAATTTATTCATGCCGTATATGGAAAAAACTAACTTAATCAATACTTTTACAAATTGGCTGATCAAATCTTCCCTTGAGATTCAGGAAGGGTGGGAAAGAGATGGATTCCATATGAAATTAGCTTTAAACACACCTGTAGCATGCCTGAAAAATAAATCAGTTACCAATACCATAAAAAATTATGATAGAAGTTTAAACGGTTTAGAGTTTGAAATCTTAGAGAGAAATTTAATTGAAGATTTTGAGGAAATCTATTTAGTTATGGAGTGTTTAAAAAAGTATGGTATTACTTTTGCCTTGGATGATTTTGGAACCAGTTTTTCTGCTATATCTTACCTTCGAAATCTTCCATTTGATAAACTGAAGATAGATAAAATGTTTATAAAAAATATGAATACCGATCAAAGAGATTATAATATCGTTAAATCTTCCATTGATTTAGGAAGATCTATGGGATTGAAAGTTATAGCTGAAGGTGTTGAAAATGTTGATACTCTTAATATTTTAAAAGAATTAAATTGTGATGCTGCTCAAGGATATTTTTTTACAAAACCTTTAGAAACAAAGAAATTTAAAGAATTTTGTATTAAACATAATAATTCTGTAAAAACATCTATAAAATAA
- a CDS encoding UvrD-helicase domain-containing protein produces the protein MNKEQEKIAYTKPNGHMLIKGIAGSGKTTVGICRISYLLNNYCHDKDDNILFITFNKTLVNYVSYFYNKVDNITQYNMHSLFGFPKDRVKITTVDSLMYGYFLEYQKKSKVELKLNPTNHKKHGILNELIEKLKNKYSEVSIFEDVNTAFLLEEINWIKACNYIDEAEYQEASRIGSLKLGVTTQKLPKNSMVRKAIFELMELYTENLIKENSIDYNDMRLIALGELENKTKKKYTHILIDECQDLSKVQLEFIRGLYANKSHSSFTFLFDSAQSIYSHSWLGMGGERTFASIGFNMIGKSKTLSKNFRTTTQISKAAYSLLNKNEVITGNSDYVKPYLIDRYGNYPIFKEFLSEGEQAAYVKKILDGRHSKTLKSDIAIIGRTKNQLLNFKLLMEKLGVKTTFIDRGNDDFDSNEIKLFTMHSIKGIETKVIIMISLNEKILPFHSSNIEELKEYEEIQERKLMYVGMTRAIEELYLLSSETPSKFIGDIGYKYLQIDTDKKMRVFYNIPVDDYYFKDRLVNIHSNEEKVRQWLIQELLTTYEYKLDLIDIEYSLTLGSKKYFVDVVIYNKKKPYIFIETKSKEVELLDGFEQLKSYMTMEKSVEYGILTNGRDIKIYNSEFEEVFEIPDFTLDMIEETVGEEFIYSDFKKGIQIQYLVIDEETIIAEDKDADITYNRIDLLSLPKFKWVNIYTNYEDPEGEILLPKDWVGDNGNYIIENYGDSMDPLICDGDLVVVEKKAPKTNDIIAVIMEDKSVLKRYMKIGTSILLSSENEEYEPIYFNEQDINDYFVGVVVGVIR, from the coding sequence ATGAATAAGGAGCAAGAAAAAATAGCGTATACCAAACCAAATGGACATATGCTTATAAAGGGAATAGCAGGAAGCGGAAAAACAACAGTGGGAATATGCAGAATATCATATTTATTGAATAACTATTGTCATGATAAAGATGATAATATTTTATTTATAACATTTAACAAAACTCTGGTTAACTATGTATCTTATTTTTATAACAAGGTAGATAATATAACCCAGTATAATATGCATTCATTGTTTGGATTCCCAAAAGACAGGGTAAAGATAACAACAGTTGATAGTTTGATGTATGGGTATTTTTTAGAGTATCAAAAAAAATCTAAAGTAGAGTTAAAACTCAACCCAACCAACCATAAAAAGCATGGTATTTTAAATGAATTGATAGAAAAATTAAAGAATAAATATAGTGAAGTTTCAATCTTTGAAGATGTGAATACGGCTTTTTTATTGGAAGAAATAAATTGGATCAAAGCCTGCAACTATATAGATGAAGCTGAATATCAGGAAGCCAGCAGAATAGGAAGCCTAAAATTGGGAGTGACTACTCAAAAGCTACCCAAGAATTCCATGGTCAGGAAGGCAATATTTGAATTGATGGAACTCTATACAGAGAATCTTATAAAAGAGAATAGTATAGATTATAATGATATGAGACTCATTGCTTTGGGGGAGTTAGAGAATAAAACTAAGAAAAAATATACCCATATTCTGATAGACGAATGTCAGGACCTATCCAAAGTACAGCTGGAATTTATAAGGGGATTATACGCCAATAAAAGTCACTCTAGTTTTACGTTTTTATTCGATAGTGCCCAAAGTATATATTCTCATTCATGGCTGGGAATGGGAGGGGAACGGACATTTGCTAGTATAGGTTTTAATATGATAGGAAAGAGTAAAACTCTCAGCAAAAACTTTAGAACCACAACACAGATATCTAAAGCAGCCTATAGCCTCCTAAATAAAAATGAAGTTATCACAGGAAATTCAGATTATGTAAAACCATATCTTATTGATAGATATGGTAATTATCCAATATTTAAAGAATTTTTATCTGAAGGAGAACAGGCAGCCTATGTAAAAAAAATACTGGATGGGAGACATTCAAAAACCCTTAAAAGTGACATTGCTATAATTGGAAGGACTAAAAATCAATTGTTAAACTTCAAACTTCTGATGGAAAAATTAGGTGTGAAGACAACATTTATAGATCGTGGGAACGATGATTTTGATTCCAATGAGATAAAATTATTTACTATGCATTCTATAAAGGGAATTGAAACCAAGGTAATAATTATGATCTCTTTAAATGAAAAAATACTGCCATTTCATTCATCTAATATAGAAGAATTGAAGGAATATGAGGAGATTCAGGAACGAAAGTTGATGTATGTAGGGATGACAAGAGCCATCGAGGAATTGTATCTATTATCCTCTGAAACACCCAGTAAGTTCATAGGGGATATAGGATATAAATATTTACAGATAGATACTGATAAAAAAATGAGGGTATTTTACAATATCCCTGTAGATGATTATTACTTTAAAGATCGACTGGTAAATATTCATTCCAACGAGGAGAAGGTAAGGCAGTGGCTGATTCAAGAACTTCTAACTACTTATGAGTATAAATTAGATCTTATAGATATAGAATATTCGCTGACTTTAGGATCTAAAAAATACTTTGTAGATGTGGTTATCTACAACAAGAAAAAACCATATATATTCATAGAAACAAAATCAAAGGAAGTTGAACTGTTAGATGGCTTTGAACAATTGAAAAGTTATATGACTATGGAAAAATCAGTGGAATATGGAATATTGACCAATGGAAGAGATATAAAGATATATAATTCCGAATTTGAAGAAGTTTTTGAAATACCTGACTTTACATTGGACATGATAGAGGAAACTGTAGGGGAAGAATTTATATATTCTGATTTTAAGAAGGGAATACAGATACAGTATCTTGTAATAGACGAAGAGACTATAATTGCAGAAGATAAAGATGCAGATATAACATATAATAGAATCGATTTGCTATCACTGCCAAAATTTAAATGGGTAAACATATATACAAACTATGAAGATCCAGAAGGGGAAATATTATTACCTAAAGACTGGGTCGGTGATAACGGAAATTATATAATAGAAAATTATGGTGACAGTATGGACCCATTGATCTGTGACGGTGACCTAGTGGTAGTAGAAAAAAAAGCTCCTAAAACAAACGATATAATAGCAGTAATAATGGAGGACAAATCGGTTTTAAAAAGGTATATGAAGATAGGAACCTCTATATTGTTATCCAGTGAAAACGAGGAGTATGAGCCCATATATTTCAATGAGCAGGATATAAATGACTATTTTGTAGGAGTAGTTGTAGGAGTGATTAGATAA
- a CDS encoding iron-containing alcohol dehydrogenase, with amino-acid sequence MLNFNFQNTTEIVFGKDVETKVGKKVAEYGKKVLLHYGGTSLKKYGLYDKIVKNLTDEGIEIFELGGVLPNPRLSLVREGIKICKDNKIDFILAVGGGSAIDSAKAIGAGVEYDGDVWDFFEGKAAVSKTLPLGVVLTIPAAGSEASSGSVITNEDGWYKKSFGGNIIRPKFAIMNPEVTYTLPGYQTAAGAVDIMAHVLERYFTNEKHVELTDRLSEAVLKTVILNTPKALDFPEDYNARAEIMISSTIAHNSLLDMGRESDWASHGIEHELSGIYDITHGAGLAIIFPAWMKYVYKTNMDRFVQYAIRVWNVDMNFNDPEATILEGIKRTEEFFTSIDMPTRLSQADIDGEKFEEMAAKATENGTLGSFVKLTKEDIVNIYRLAE; translated from the coding sequence ATGTTAAATTTTAATTTTCAGAATACAACAGAGATAGTCTTTGGTAAAGATGTGGAAACGAAAGTTGGAAAGAAGGTAGCCGAGTATGGGAAAAAAGTATTACTTCATTATGGGGGAACCAGTCTTAAAAAATACGGTCTGTATGATAAAATAGTAAAAAACTTAACAGATGAAGGAATAGAGATATTTGAATTAGGAGGAGTATTACCAAATCCTAGATTATCCTTGGTAAGAGAGGGAATAAAAATTTGTAAAGACAACAAGATAGATTTTATCCTGGCTGTGGGAGGAGGGAGTGCCATTGATTCCGCTAAAGCTATTGGTGCCGGTGTAGAATATGATGGAGATGTCTGGGATTTCTTTGAGGGGAAAGCTGCAGTATCTAAAACTTTACCACTAGGAGTAGTACTAACAATTCCTGCCGCAGGAAGTGAAGCTAGCAGCGGTAGTGTTATTACAAATGAAGATGGATGGTATAAAAAATCATTTGGTGGAAATATAATCAGACCTAAATTTGCAATTATGAATCCTGAAGTTACGTATACTCTTCCTGGATATCAGACAGCAGCAGGTGCAGTAGATATCATGGCCCATGTTTTAGAGAGATACTTTACCAATGAAAAACATGTAGAATTAACAGATAGATTATCGGAAGCGGTATTAAAAACAGTTATTTTAAATACTCCTAAAGCTTTGGATTTTCCAGAGGATTACAATGCCCGTGCTGAGATTATGATATCTTCAACTATAGCTCATAACAGCCTTCTTGATATGGGTCGTGAATCTGACTGGGCCTCTCATGGAATTGAACATGAATTGAGTGGAATCTATGATATTACCCATGGTGCAGGGCTGGCTATTATATTCCCGGCATGGATGAAATATGTCTATAAAACTAATATGGATAGGTTTGTACAGTATGCTATCCGTGTGTGGAATGTGGATATGAATTTTAATGATCCAGAGGCTACAATTTTGGAAGGAATCAAGAGAACCGAGGAGTTCTTTACATCTATTGATATGCCTACAAGGTTATCCCAGGCAGATATAGATGGTGAAAAATTTGAGGAGATGGCAGCCAAAGCTACAGAAAATGGAACTCTGGGTAGTTTTGTTAAATTGACCAAGGAAGATATAGTAAATATATATAGGTTAGCAGAGTAA